A genomic stretch from Oreochromis niloticus isolate F11D_XX linkage group LG11, O_niloticus_UMD_NMBU, whole genome shotgun sequence includes:
- the LOC109204185 gene encoding C-type mannose receptor 2-like codes for MINVNSMIPFLVQINIPYIWIGLLRDPEDDSVWKSINLRTGKGVSGDDLSRTSKWASAQQDYCAVVGNDLMWYSAQCSSINNVYCSQGDVIRYHSVMLSWYDAVKYCMENYGYLATVTQVNSGDIDKGGWIGLYRVGGKTWNWTGSLGSSYRNWAPGQPVTADCGSLDASAGGWVGSACSKEFSSICFYDNLVVVNENKTWEDALIHCRRMKASCSGCKYDLLSLTNVSQYNYVRDRIYRATTDEAWIGLRFMGGKWFWLNGDKPGPEDMLPDCPPNWEHCGTLSKFDTNSTWMIRDCTERRNFVCIQVTP; via the exons ATGATAAATGTTAATTCTATGATACCATTTTTGGTCCAAATAAATATCCCATACATTTGGATTGGTCTACTCAGAGATCCTGAAGATGACTCAGTCTGGAAGTCTATAAATCTAAG AACCGGTAAAGGTGTCTCAGGTGATGACCTCTCACGTACCAGCAAATGGGCCTCTGCACAGCAGGACTACTGTGCAGTTGTAGGAAATGACCTCATGTGGTACAGTGCACAATGTTCAAGTATCAATAATGTCTACTGTTCCCAAGGTGATGTAATCCGGTACCACAGTGTTATGCTCAGTTGGTATGACGCTGTAAAGTACTGTATGGAAAACTATGGTTACCTAGCCACTGTCACCCAGGTAAACTCAGGTGATATTGACAAAGGGGGCTGGATTGGACTGTATCGAGTGGGGGGCAAGACCTGGAACTGGACGGGTAGTTTAGGATCTAGCTACAGAAACTGGGCACCAGGACAGCCAGTCACTGCAGACTGTGGCTCTTTGGATGCTTCTGCCGGAGGCTGGGTAGGCTCTGCATGCTCTAAAGAGTTTTCCTCTATATGCTTTTATGACAACCTGGTGGTGGTGAATGAGAACAAGACATGGGAGGATGCCTTGATTCACTGCAGAAGGATGAAAGCATCATGTTCTGGCTGTAAGTACGACCTCCTGAGCCTGACCAATGTCTCTCAGTACAACTATGTCAGAGACAGGATCTACAGAGCAACTACTGATGAG GCTTGGATTGGCTTGCGCTTCATGGGAGGAAAATGGTTTTGGTTAAATGGAGACAAACCAGGTCCTGAGGATATGCTGCCAGACTGTCCGCCCAACTGGGAACACTGTGGGACTTTGTCCAAATTTGACACAAACAGCACGTGGATGATCAGGGACtgcacagaaagaagaaacttTGTCTGCATACAAGTAACCCCATAG
- the LOC109204186 gene encoding uncharacterized protein LOC109204186 isoform X3, whose amino-acid sequence MTKPKTKPCPSCQAPNTCNRKTCSGCLGSLNVKEGLKKKQEQFKNNNWAASVKKNRNASRVVNSAQLSVSKLHALGYQPILFLGQFDRKGRIVGDVITQIEPAEGAARDILMKMRKLYEHLLRKLQASPPAESSTPAAGPSSADNVDAGPVPDPEALNEEFILHLEPVPTSSLCQPPASSSPSLLPPASSSPSLLPPASSSPSLLPPASSSLSLLPPASSSPSPHPASPSISTVYTSNLPIKKRTRKG is encoded by the exons atgacaaaaccaaaaaccaaaccatGCCCTTCCTGTCAGGCTCCAAACACCTGCAACAGGAAGACATGCAGTGGATGCCTGGGTAGCCTGAACGTAAAGGAgggattgaaaaaaaaacaagaacagtttaaaaacaataactgggctgcctctgttaaaaaaaacagaaatgcgaGCAGGGTGGTTAATTCAGCCCAGTTGTCA GTTTCAAAACTACATGCCCTGGGCTACCAGCCTATTCTGTTTCTTGGACAGTTTGACCGTAAGGGCCGTATAGTAGGGGACGTGATCACTCAGATCGAACCAGCGGAAGGTGCTGCACGTGACATCCTCATGAAGATGAGGAAGCTTTATGAACACCTTCTGAGAA aaTTACAAGCTTCACCTCCTGCTGAAAGTTCTACACCAGCAGCTGGACCATCCTCTGCTGACAATGTGGATGCTGGACCAGTCCCAGACCCAGAGGCTCTAAACGAGGAATTTATTCTTCATTTAGAGCCTGTACCAACATCTTCCCTCTGTCAGCCTCCTGCATCttcctctccgtctctgcttcctcctgcatcttcctctccgtctctgcttcctcctgcatcttcctctccgtctctgcttcctcctgcatcttcctctctgtctctgcttcctcctgcatcctcctctccatctccaCATCCTGCATCTCCCTCAATTTCTACGGTGTACACCTCTAATCTCCCAATCAAAAAAAGGACAAGGAAAGGTTAG
- the LOC100700550 gene encoding uncharacterized protein LOC100700550 isoform X2, which produces MDGEMRSRRALSLMCLFLTVLQISTPSSAQNTTLSTASTTTKAPSTDTLKYSTQPSNISVGVGESAVFHCGVPEAHPNLTFTLYGSNHNYSLTCPGGHVEDIPQALYGSCEMKNGESLAVWTLLGTAFPNNGTRVVCQQLSNPKALSAVLHVYDTGATNVLLIGCIIGGFFGVLLVAALLYTFLVKSESFEKCFGGEETEDDLTTIVSKE; this is translated from the exons atggatggagaAATGAGGAGCAGAAGGGCACTTTCTCTGATGTGCTTGTTTCTGACTGTGCTCCAGATCAGCACACCTTCCTCAG CTCAAAACACAACTTTGAGTACTGCTAGCACCACCACCAAAGCTCCGAGCACTGACACTCTCAAGTACAGCACACAACCATCTAACATCTCAGTGGGTGTGGGAGAGTCTGCAGTGTTTCACTGTGGCGTGCCCGAAGCGCATCCGAACCTCACGTTCACCTTGTACGGGAGTAATCACAACTACAGCCTCACCTGCCCAGGTGGCCATGTGGAAGACATCCCCCAG GCTCTCTATGGAAGTTGTGAAATGAAGAATGGAGAGTCGCTGGCTGTGTGGACTCTCCTGGGAACTGCCTTCCCCAACAACGGCACAAGAGTAGTTTGTCAGCAGCTGAGTAACCCAAAAGCGCTCTCTGCCGTCCTGCATGTTTATG ATACTGGTGCAACCAATGTCCTTCTCATTGGCTGTATCATTGGGGGATTCTTTGGAGTCCTATTAGTGGCAGCTTTGTTATACACCTTCCTGGTCAAATCTGAGTCCTTCGAGAAATGCTTCG GTGGGGAAGAAACCGAAGATGATTTGACCACTATTGTATCAAAggaataa
- the cd22 gene encoding B-cell receptor CD22 isoform X1, with product MMIAVLLLLTVKSAGTLSAAWSVTFENPDLCAVKGSSVTFRCIYNYTDGETVRKTGWYKGHLKNDIWKRVELSDLPSYHHRYEYLGDEQHNCSLAVHDLQVNDTGYYYFHFGTDTIGRRSKTSVYLTVSEVRATVQPERVRAGEKVTLECATSCQNGSTVWFKDGHPMTKTLSWAQAEDTGKYSCTVKGHESVQSHPVALDVQYSPLNVSAEVSQAGLLSVGSNVNLTCNSAANPEADNYTWYSSSSRLQVASGQVLSLPSLEVSHSGVYLCQAGNSVGESNSTAVLLEVGETKINRVILLVGIGVKVVLILFLTLIIIWVRKGWCHPAGDSEMDSHDYENMKMRNRERLIMAGLR from the exons ATGATGATCGCAGTGCTGCTGCTCCTGACTGTGAAGTCAG CAGGAACTCTGAGCGCTGCTTGGTCCGTGACATTTGAAAACCCAGATCTTTGTGCTGTAAAGGGATCATCTGTGACTTTTAGGTGCATATACAACTACACAGATGGGGAAACTGTTAGAAAGACTGGATGGTACAagggacatttaaaaaatgacatcTGGAAACGGGTTGAGCTTTCAGACCTTCCGTCTTATCACCATCGTTATGAATATCTCGGCGACGAGCAGCACAACTGTAGCCTGGCAGTTCATGACCTGCAGGTTAATGACACAGGATATTACTACTTCCACTTTGGCACGGATACGATAGGAAGGCGTAGTAAAACTTCTGTGTATCTGACCGTCTCAG AGGTGAGAGCCACAGTGCAGCCGGAGAGAGTGAGAGCTGGAGAAAAGGTGACTCTTGAATGTGCAACATCGTGCCAAAACGGAAGCACAGTCTGGTTCAAAGATGGACATCCAATGACAAAAACATTGTCGTGGGCGCAGGCAGAAGACACTGGGAAATATTCATGTACTGTCAAGGGGCATGAGTCAGTGCAGTCACACCCTGTTGCTCTGGATGTTCAGT ATTCTCCACTGAACGTGTCTGCTGAGGTGAGTCAGGCTGGCCTCCTGTCAGTGGGCAGCAATGTGAATCTGACCTGCAACAGTGCCGCTAACCCTGAAGCAGACAACTACACCTGGTACAGCTCCAGCTCCAGGCTTCAGGTGGCCTCGGGCCAGGTGCTGTCTCTTCCCTCTTTGGAGGTGTCCCACAGTGGAGTGTATCTCTGCCAGGCCGGGAACAGTGTCGGAGAAAGCAACTCGACGGCGGTCCTGCTGGAAGTGGGAGAAACAAAGA TTAATCGTGTTATCCTTCTTGTTGGTATTGGAGTCAAAGTGGTTTTGATCCTTTTCCTTACACTGATTATTATCTGGGTTCG GAAGGGGTGGTGTCATCCTGCTGGGGACAGTGAG ATGGACAGCCATGattatgaaaacatgaaaatgcgAAATCG GGAGCGCCTGATCATGGCCGGTTTAAGGTGA
- the LOC109204186 gene encoding uncharacterized protein LOC109204186 isoform X2: MTKPKTKPCPSCQAPNTCNRKTCSGCLGSLNVKEGLKKKQEQFKNNNWAASVKKNRNASRVVNSAQLSVSKLHALGYQPILFLGQFDRKGRIVGDVITQIEPAEGAARDILMKMRKLYEHLLRKLQASPPAESSTPAAGPSSADNVDAGPVPDPEALNEEFILHLEPVPTSSLCQPPASSSPSLLPPASSSPSLLPPASSSPSLLPPASSSLSLLPPASSSPSPHPASPSISTVYTSNLPIKKRTRKECRKHRTQKIFKYEEIVDRRVVNVKEVKVKWKPCLTCGKVWDDTWEPAQFYTQ, encoded by the exons atgacaaaaccaaaaaccaaaccatGCCCTTCCTGTCAGGCTCCAAACACCTGCAACAGGAAGACATGCAGTGGATGCCTGGGTAGCCTGAACGTAAAGGAgggattgaaaaaaaaacaagaacagtttaaaaacaataactgggctgcctctgttaaaaaaaacagaaatgcgaGCAGGGTGGTTAATTCAGCCCAGTTGTCA GTTTCAAAACTACATGCCCTGGGCTACCAGCCTATTCTGTTTCTTGGACAGTTTGACCGTAAGGGCCGTATAGTAGGGGACGTGATCACTCAGATCGAACCAGCGGAAGGTGCTGCACGTGACATCCTCATGAAGATGAGGAAGCTTTATGAACACCTTCTGAGAA aaTTACAAGCTTCACCTCCTGCTGAAAGTTCTACACCAGCAGCTGGACCATCCTCTGCTGACAATGTGGATGCTGGACCAGTCCCAGACCCAGAGGCTCTAAACGAGGAATTTATTCTTCATTTAGAGCCTGTACCAACATCTTCCCTCTGTCAGCCTCCTGCATCttcctctccgtctctgcttcctcctgcatcttcctctccgtctctgcttcctcctgcatcttcctctccgtctctgcttcctcctgcatcttcctctctgtctctgcttcctcctgcatcctcctctccatctccaCATCCTGCATCTCCCTCAATTTCTACGGTGTACACCTCTAATCTCCCAATCAAAAAAAGGACAAGGAAAG aatGCCGAAAACACCGTACGCAGAAAATTTTCAAATATGAAGAGATAGTAGACAGGAGAGTTGTAAATGTAA
- the LOC100700272 gene encoding lachesin isoform X3 yields MLSLQGGGGEGGQKYMVLSEMWCLEDSRCITARYVYHSDHIFPDPSYQNRVQYLGGPGSKVCSLRITDLRQSDSGTYVFYLITNHSTEKMPEQAGVQLLVADSPSAVTALASPPRGITEGATLRLACCSPAEPQANVIWYKSTSASVTHTGQVWNISKVTSDDSGSYYCQMRTGAKVHNSTILPVDVQYAPRNTTVSVSPAGQLDYELPMILTCSSDANPPVHTYIWYQGAACLSDADKSFHQGRRTVATPTGSSQTSSSANITTKESGQHCCVARNRHGSQTSSIMLRGSRAVIPPLSGKRKGVIAGVFIGILLAIVVIAICVIRWKQKSARRQSYVLTATASEP; encoded by the exons ATGCTAAGCTTACAG ggtggaggaggtgaagGAGGACAAAAGTACATGGTTTTGTCTGAGATGTGGTGCCTTGAAGACAGCCGGTGTATTACAGCAAG ATACGTGTACCACAGTGATCACATCTTCCCAGATCCATCCTACCAGAACAGGGTGCAGTACCTGGGAGGACCAGGAAGCAAGGTCTGCTCTCTGAGGATTACTGATCTAAGGCAGTCAGACAGCGGGACCTACGTGTTTTACCTCATCACCAACCACTCCACAGAGAAGATGCCAGAGCAGGCCGGCGTACAGCTCCTGGTGGCAG acTCCCCCAGTGCAGTCACAGCCTTAGCAAGTCCACCCAGGGGCATCACAGAGGGTGCAACCTTACGTTTGGCCTGCTGCAGCCCTGCAGAGCCACAGGCCAATGTGATTTGGTACAAGAGCACAAGTGCCAGCGTAACACACACTGGACAGGTGTGGAATATTAGTAAAGTTACATCAGATGACTCTGGCAGCTACTACTGTCAGATGCGAACTGGAGCCAAAGTGCATAACTCAACCATACTACCAGTTGATGTGCAGT ACGCTCCTCGAAACACAACCGTCTCAGTGTCACCTGCTGGACAGCTAGATTACGAGCTCCCCATGATTCTGACCTGCAGCAGTGATGCTAACCCGCCCGTGCACACGTACATCTGGTACCAGGGTGCAGCATGTCTCAGTGACGCAGACAAAAGCTTTCATCAAGGCAGACGAACCGTAGCTACACCCACAGGAAGCAGCCAGACATCCAGCAGTGCCAACATCACCACCAAGGAATCTGGGCAGCACTGCTGTGTGGCACGAAACAGACATGGATCTCAGACTTCCAGTATAATGCTCAGAGGCTCCAGAG CTGTGATCCCACCCCtctctggaaaaagaaaaggggtGATTGCTGGAGTGTTCATTGGAATCCTTCTGGCTATTGTAGTCATAGCCATCTGTGTCATAAGGTG GAAACAGAAGTCAGCCAGACGTCAGTCATACGTGCTCACTGCAACTGCGTCAGAACCTTAA
- the cd22 gene encoding B-cell receptor CD22 isoform X2 — MMIAVLLLLTVKSGTLSAAWSVTFENPDLCAVKGSSVTFRCIYNYTDGETVRKTGWYKGHLKNDIWKRVELSDLPSYHHRYEYLGDEQHNCSLAVHDLQVNDTGYYYFHFGTDTIGRRSKTSVYLTVSEVRATVQPERVRAGEKVTLECATSCQNGSTVWFKDGHPMTKTLSWAQAEDTGKYSCTVKGHESVQSHPVALDVQYSPLNVSAEVSQAGLLSVGSNVNLTCNSAANPEADNYTWYSSSSRLQVASGQVLSLPSLEVSHSGVYLCQAGNSVGESNSTAVLLEVGETKINRVILLVGIGVKVVLILFLTLIIIWVRKGWCHPAGDSEMDSHDYENMKMRNRERLIMAGLR, encoded by the exons ATGATGATCGCAGTGCTGCTGCTCCTGACTGTGAAGTCAG GAACTCTGAGCGCTGCTTGGTCCGTGACATTTGAAAACCCAGATCTTTGTGCTGTAAAGGGATCATCTGTGACTTTTAGGTGCATATACAACTACACAGATGGGGAAACTGTTAGAAAGACTGGATGGTACAagggacatttaaaaaatgacatcTGGAAACGGGTTGAGCTTTCAGACCTTCCGTCTTATCACCATCGTTATGAATATCTCGGCGACGAGCAGCACAACTGTAGCCTGGCAGTTCATGACCTGCAGGTTAATGACACAGGATATTACTACTTCCACTTTGGCACGGATACGATAGGAAGGCGTAGTAAAACTTCTGTGTATCTGACCGTCTCAG AGGTGAGAGCCACAGTGCAGCCGGAGAGAGTGAGAGCTGGAGAAAAGGTGACTCTTGAATGTGCAACATCGTGCCAAAACGGAAGCACAGTCTGGTTCAAAGATGGACATCCAATGACAAAAACATTGTCGTGGGCGCAGGCAGAAGACACTGGGAAATATTCATGTACTGTCAAGGGGCATGAGTCAGTGCAGTCACACCCTGTTGCTCTGGATGTTCAGT ATTCTCCACTGAACGTGTCTGCTGAGGTGAGTCAGGCTGGCCTCCTGTCAGTGGGCAGCAATGTGAATCTGACCTGCAACAGTGCCGCTAACCCTGAAGCAGACAACTACACCTGGTACAGCTCCAGCTCCAGGCTTCAGGTGGCCTCGGGCCAGGTGCTGTCTCTTCCCTCTTTGGAGGTGTCCCACAGTGGAGTGTATCTCTGCCAGGCCGGGAACAGTGTCGGAGAAAGCAACTCGACGGCGGTCCTGCTGGAAGTGGGAGAAACAAAGA TTAATCGTGTTATCCTTCTTGTTGGTATTGGAGTCAAAGTGGTTTTGATCCTTTTCCTTACACTGATTATTATCTGGGTTCG GAAGGGGTGGTGTCATCCTGCTGGGGACAGTGAG ATGGACAGCCATGattatgaaaacatgaaaatgcgAAATCG GGAGCGCCTGATCATGGCCGGTTTAAGGTGA
- the LOC100700272 gene encoding lachesin isoform X1, protein MTVVGRIRAPQLNRQQRRQKMDGGMAQSCWLLVTLSLKGILAGDWSVHLPSGPICAVIGSSIEIPCSYDYPQTSNETRGEGRPSAQGGGGEGGQKYMVLSEMWCLEDSRCITARYVYHSDHIFPDPSYQNRVQYLGGPGSKVCSLRITDLRQSDSGTYVFYLITNHSTEKMPEQAGVQLLVADSPSAVTALASPPRGITEGATLRLACCSPAEPQANVIWYKSTSASVTHTGQVWNISKVTSDDSGSYYCQMRTGAKVHNSTILPVDVQYAPRNTTVSVSPAGQLDYELPMILTCSSDANPPVHTYIWYQGAACLSDADKSFHQGRRTVATPTGSSQTSSSANITTKESGQHCCVARNRHGSQTSSIMLRGSRAVIPPLSGKRKGVIAGVFIGILLAIVVIAICVIRWKQKSARRQSYVLTATASEP, encoded by the exons ATGACTGTAGTTGGGAGGATCCGAGCACCACAGCTAAACAGACAGCAAAGAaggcagaagatggatggaggcATGGCTCAGAGCTGCTGGCTCTTGGTCACACTCTCTCTGAAAG GTATTCTTGCTGGTGACTGGTCAGTTCATCTCCCCTCTGGTCCCATctgtgctgtgattggttcttCCATAGAAATCCCGTGTTCCTATGACTACCCACAGACCTCCAATGAAACCAGGGGAGAGGGGAGGCCCTCTGCTCAG ggtggaggaggtgaagGAGGACAAAAGTACATGGTTTTGTCTGAGATGTGGTGCCTTGAAGACAGCCGGTGTATTACAGCAAG ATACGTGTACCACAGTGATCACATCTTCCCAGATCCATCCTACCAGAACAGGGTGCAGTACCTGGGAGGACCAGGAAGCAAGGTCTGCTCTCTGAGGATTACTGATCTAAGGCAGTCAGACAGCGGGACCTACGTGTTTTACCTCATCACCAACCACTCCACAGAGAAGATGCCAGAGCAGGCCGGCGTACAGCTCCTGGTGGCAG acTCCCCCAGTGCAGTCACAGCCTTAGCAAGTCCACCCAGGGGCATCACAGAGGGTGCAACCTTACGTTTGGCCTGCTGCAGCCCTGCAGAGCCACAGGCCAATGTGATTTGGTACAAGAGCACAAGTGCCAGCGTAACACACACTGGACAGGTGTGGAATATTAGTAAAGTTACATCAGATGACTCTGGCAGCTACTACTGTCAGATGCGAACTGGAGCCAAAGTGCATAACTCAACCATACTACCAGTTGATGTGCAGT ACGCTCCTCGAAACACAACCGTCTCAGTGTCACCTGCTGGACAGCTAGATTACGAGCTCCCCATGATTCTGACCTGCAGCAGTGATGCTAACCCGCCCGTGCACACGTACATCTGGTACCAGGGTGCAGCATGTCTCAGTGACGCAGACAAAAGCTTTCATCAAGGCAGACGAACCGTAGCTACACCCACAGGAAGCAGCCAGACATCCAGCAGTGCCAACATCACCACCAAGGAATCTGGGCAGCACTGCTGTGTGGCACGAAACAGACATGGATCTCAGACTTCCAGTATAATGCTCAGAGGCTCCAGAG CTGTGATCCCACCCCtctctggaaaaagaaaaggggtGATTGCTGGAGTGTTCATTGGAATCCTTCTGGCTATTGTAGTCATAGCCATCTGTGTCATAAGGTG GAAACAGAAGTCAGCCAGACGTCAGTCATACGTGCTCACTGCAACTGCGTCAGAACCTTAA
- the LOC100700550 gene encoding uncharacterized protein LOC100700550 isoform X1 — protein MQILKCARELPQWKLGTCFEYRVEKLLTGTRVKKKMDGEMRSRRALSLMCLFLTVLQISTPSSAQNTTLSTASTTTKAPSTDTLKYSTQPSNISVGVGESAVFHCGVPEAHPNLTFTLYGSNHNYSLTCPGGHVEDIPQALYGSCEMKNGESLAVWTLLGTAFPNNGTRVVCQQLSNPKALSAVLHVYDTGATNVLLIGCIIGGFFGVLLVAALLYTFLVKSESFEKCFGGEETEDDLTTIVSKE, from the exons ATGCAAATACTCAAATGTGCACGTGAACTTCCACAGTGGAAACTGGGTACGTGTTTCGAgtacagagtagaaaa ATTACTGACTGGAActagagtgaagaagaaaatggatggagaAATGAGGAGCAGAAGGGCACTTTCTCTGATGTGCTTGTTTCTGACTGTGCTCCAGATCAGCACACCTTCCTCAG CTCAAAACACAACTTTGAGTACTGCTAGCACCACCACCAAAGCTCCGAGCACTGACACTCTCAAGTACAGCACACAACCATCTAACATCTCAGTGGGTGTGGGAGAGTCTGCAGTGTTTCACTGTGGCGTGCCCGAAGCGCATCCGAACCTCACGTTCACCTTGTACGGGAGTAATCACAACTACAGCCTCACCTGCCCAGGTGGCCATGTGGAAGACATCCCCCAG GCTCTCTATGGAAGTTGTGAAATGAAGAATGGAGAGTCGCTGGCTGTGTGGACTCTCCTGGGAACTGCCTTCCCCAACAACGGCACAAGAGTAGTTTGTCAGCAGCTGAGTAACCCAAAAGCGCTCTCTGCCGTCCTGCATGTTTATG ATACTGGTGCAACCAATGTCCTTCTCATTGGCTGTATCATTGGGGGATTCTTTGGAGTCCTATTAGTGGCAGCTTTGTTATACACCTTCCTGGTCAAATCTGAGTCCTTCGAGAAATGCTTCG GTGGGGAAGAAACCGAAGATGATTTGACCACTATTGTATCAAAggaataa
- the LOC100700272 gene encoding lachesin isoform X2, protein MTVVGRIRAPQLNRQQRRQKMDGGMAQSCWLLVTLSLKGILAGDWSVHLPSGPICAVIGSSIEIPCSYDYPQTSNETRGEGRPSAQGGGGEGGQKYMVLSEMWCLEDSRCITARYVYHSDHIFPDPSYQNRVQYLGGPGSKVCSLRITDLRQSDSGTYVFYLITNHSTEKMPEQAGVQLLVADSPSAVTALASPPRGITEGATLRLACCSPAEPQANVIWYKSTSASVTHTGQVWNISKVTSDDSGSYYCQMRTGAKVHNSTILPVDVQYAPRNTTVSVSPAGQLDYELPMILTCSSDANPPVHTYIWYQGAACLSDADKSFHQGRRTVATPTGSSQTSSSANITTKESGQHCCVARNRHGSQTSSIMLRGSRAVIPPLSGKRKGVIAGVFIGILLAIVVIAICVIRKQKSARRQSYVLTATASEP, encoded by the exons ATGACTGTAGTTGGGAGGATCCGAGCACCACAGCTAAACAGACAGCAAAGAaggcagaagatggatggaggcATGGCTCAGAGCTGCTGGCTCTTGGTCACACTCTCTCTGAAAG GTATTCTTGCTGGTGACTGGTCAGTTCATCTCCCCTCTGGTCCCATctgtgctgtgattggttcttCCATAGAAATCCCGTGTTCCTATGACTACCCACAGACCTCCAATGAAACCAGGGGAGAGGGGAGGCCCTCTGCTCAG ggtggaggaggtgaagGAGGACAAAAGTACATGGTTTTGTCTGAGATGTGGTGCCTTGAAGACAGCCGGTGTATTACAGCAAG ATACGTGTACCACAGTGATCACATCTTCCCAGATCCATCCTACCAGAACAGGGTGCAGTACCTGGGAGGACCAGGAAGCAAGGTCTGCTCTCTGAGGATTACTGATCTAAGGCAGTCAGACAGCGGGACCTACGTGTTTTACCTCATCACCAACCACTCCACAGAGAAGATGCCAGAGCAGGCCGGCGTACAGCTCCTGGTGGCAG acTCCCCCAGTGCAGTCACAGCCTTAGCAAGTCCACCCAGGGGCATCACAGAGGGTGCAACCTTACGTTTGGCCTGCTGCAGCCCTGCAGAGCCACAGGCCAATGTGATTTGGTACAAGAGCACAAGTGCCAGCGTAACACACACTGGACAGGTGTGGAATATTAGTAAAGTTACATCAGATGACTCTGGCAGCTACTACTGTCAGATGCGAACTGGAGCCAAAGTGCATAACTCAACCATACTACCAGTTGATGTGCAGT ACGCTCCTCGAAACACAACCGTCTCAGTGTCACCTGCTGGACAGCTAGATTACGAGCTCCCCATGATTCTGACCTGCAGCAGTGATGCTAACCCGCCCGTGCACACGTACATCTGGTACCAGGGTGCAGCATGTCTCAGTGACGCAGACAAAAGCTTTCATCAAGGCAGACGAACCGTAGCTACACCCACAGGAAGCAGCCAGACATCCAGCAGTGCCAACATCACCACCAAGGAATCTGGGCAGCACTGCTGTGTGGCACGAAACAGACATGGATCTCAGACTTCCAGTATAATGCTCAGAGGCTCCAGAG CTGTGATCCCACCCCtctctggaaaaagaaaaggggtGATTGCTGGAGTGTTCATTGGAATCCTTCTGGCTATTGTAGTCATAGCCATCTGTGTCATAAG GAAACAGAAGTCAGCCAGACGTCAGTCATACGTGCTCACTGCAACTGCGTCAGAACCTTAA